A genomic window from Prunus persica cultivar Lovell chromosome G2, Prunus_persica_NCBIv2, whole genome shotgun sequence includes:
- the LOC18784740 gene encoding uncharacterized calcium-binding protein At1g02270 yields the protein MTKMKSRVSRIGSYAIASSKRDGHHQQPCITCTTFNILAPIYKRLNHDDPNCRESDYRAYWLARNQRILDCLLAERSSIICLQEFWVGNEELVNIYEKRLGDAGYVNFQLARTNNRGDGLLTAVHKDYFRVVNYQEILFNDCGDRVAQLLHVELATPISQFRNNDIRQDILIVNTHLLFPHDSSLCIVRLHQVYRILQYVESYQKENKLNPMPIILCGDWNGSKRGHVYKFLRSQGFVSSYDTAHHYTDADAHKWVSHRNHRGNICGVDFIWLLNPNSYRKLLKTSWSEAVFGMFKYLLRKASLTEDDAFAFLKADNPGDYITSSGFCEALRQLNMTGHCHGLSLEETKDLWVQADIDGNGILDYAEFQQRIWNPTGSEQRDESGNDCDSGSKGNQEQTIGFSVKNAVLFPPEVEKGTWPEDYSLSDHARLTVVFSPIRMPCSQMIP from the exons ATGACTAAAATGAAGAGCAGGGTATCACGAATTGGAAGCTACGCAATTGCATCTTCCAAAAGAGACGGCCACCATCAACAGCCTTGCATTACGTGCACCACTTTCAACATCCTGGCTCCAATCTACAAGCGCCTCAACCATGAC GACCCCAATTGTCGAGAAAGTGATTACAGAGCGTATTGGCTGGCCAGGAATCAAAGGATATTGGATTGTTTGTTGGCGGAGAGATCTTCCATCATTTGTCTTCag GAGTTCTGGGTAGGAAATGAAGAGCTAGTGAATATTTATGAGAAGCGACTTGGTGATGCTGGTTATGTCAACTTTCAGCTAGCACGGACCAACAACCGTGGCGATG GTTTGCTGACTGCGGTGCATAAGGACTACTTTAGAGTTGTAAACTATCAGGAGATTCTATTCAATGATTGCGGTGATCGTGTTGCTCAGTTGTTACATGTGGAATTAGCTACCCCAATTTCACAGTTTCGAAACAATGATATTAGGCAGGATATCCTCATTGTGAACACCCACTTGTTATTTCCTCATGACTCAAGTTTGTGTATAGTTCGATTGCATCAG GTCTACAGAATCTTACAATACGTAGAGTCTTATCAAAAAGAGAACAAGCTTAATCCCATGCCCATCATACTCTGCGG TGACTGGAATGGAAGCAAACGTGGACATGTTTACAAGTTTCTTAGGTCCCAGGGGTTTGTATCTTCTTATGATACTGCTCATCATTACACCGATGCAGATGCACACAAG TGGGTTAGCCACCGAAACCACAGGGGAAACATATGTGGCGTTGATTTTATATGGCTTCTCAATCCTAATAGTTACCGCAAATTACTAAAAACAAGTTGGAGTGAGGCGGTATTTGGCATGTTCAAG TATCTACTACGAAAAGCTTCCCTGACAGAAGATGATGCCTTTGCCTTTTTGAAGGCTGATAATCCTGGTGATTACATTACCTCTTCAGGTTTCTGTGAAGCACTTCGACAG CTTAATATGACTGGTCATTGCCATGGACTTAGCCTTGAAGAGACCAAGGACTTGTGGGTCCAAGCAGACATAGATGGAAATGGTATTCTTGATTACGCAGAATTTCAG CAACGAATTTGGAATCCTACGGGATCAGAGCAGAGAGATGAAAGTGGTAATGACTGTGATAGTGGTTCCAAGGGAAATCAGGAACAAACAATTGGTTTCAGTGTCAAAAATGCGGTTCTCTTCCCTCCTGAAGTGGAGAAAGGAACTTGGCCTGAAGACTACTCTCTTTCCGATCATGCACGACTCACAGTGGTGTTCTCACCAATAAGAATGCCATGCTCTCAGATGATTCCCTGA